The sequence GGTATATCGCAGCCACGCCGGACGCAATCGCCAACTCGTTTCAAGATATTAACAATTCAGAGTACTCTGATATAGACCATGTATACCTCACCGGATTTGGGAAGCCGCGTCGGATAGGCGGCATGGCACCAGTCTGAATAGTTTCACTGATGTTGTAAATTGCGCATGCCATTCACCTACGACCTCGACGCCATCCGCTCCCGCCTCGCGCGGGAGCTTCCGCGCGGCCTCTGCGACCACTGCGAGCGCGTCGCCACGGTCGCCGTCGGGCTGGCGCTCCGGCATGCCGGAGGCCTGGACCCCGCGCTGGCGGAGGCCGCCGCCCTGCTTCACGACGTGGCGCGCCACCTGCCGCGCGCGGAGATGCTGCGGCGCGCGCGCGACTACGGCATTCCGGTCAGCCCGCTCGACGAGCGGATGCCCGTGCTTCTCCACGGCCCCGTCGGCGCGGAGACGCTGCGCCGCGAATGGGACGTCCGCGACCCGCGCGTGCTGGACGCCGTATGGGTGCACACGTTCGGGCGGGAGAGCATGGCCCCGCTGGACAAACTGCTCTTCCTGGCGGACAAACTCGACCCGCACAAGGACAGGCGCTACCCGTTCAACGGACAGGTGCGGGAGAAGGCGTCCGTCGACCTGGACGGGGCGCTCCTGGACTGGCTCACCGGCGAGCTGCGGCGGCTTGTGGACGCGGGCGCGGCGGTGCACCCGCTGATGGTGGCGACGCGGAATAGCCTGCTGCTGGCGCGGAACGCGGTGACGGGGGAGGAGTAGGCCCCCAAACGCGGGCCTGGCCCCGCCAGCGGGCCGCCCTGCGGCCCTGTTTTGGCAATGCGTTCCCTAGTTCATGTCATACCGGCGGAAGCCGGTATCCAGAGAAACGCGGGGAACGCTGGATTCCGGCATACGCCGGAATGACGAACGAGCGACGCTGGTTTCCGGCCCCGTATCGGGTACGGGGCAAGCTTTTGGCCGGAAAGACGGTACGTGGCCAGAGGCGTGTCCTCGAACAGCTTCTCATGGATAAATTAGCATGCGTACTTCAGGGACAGGACACTGGACCCTGTGCGCCGCAACCGCCCGCGCCCTCGTCGTGCTCATATGAGCGCAAGGAGCTGTCCGCCCAGGGCCGAGAGAATGACCACCAGCCACGGAGGCCATCTCCAGAAGGCGAGCAGGGCGAAGGCCGCGAGCGCCAGCGCCAAGTCCCCAGGCCCGCGGACCGCGCTGGTCCAGACGGGGTTGTAGAGCGCCGCCATGAGCAGCCCCACCACCGCCGCGTTTATTCCGCGCATGGCCCCACTGAACCCGCCCATGACGCGCAGGCGGTCCCAGAAGGGCAGCGCCCCGACGACGAGGAGAAACGCGGGCAGGAAAATGGCGACGAGCGCGAAGATGCCGCCAGCCCAGCCGGTCGGGGCGCCGTGAAGCATCGTGCCCAGGTAGGCCGCGAATGTGAACAGCGGTCCGGGCACGGCCTGGGCCGCGCCGTAGCCCGCGATGAACTCCTCGTTGGTCACCCATCCCGGCGGGACGACCTCGGCCTGAAGCAGGGGCAGCACCACGTGGCCGCCGCCGAACACCAGCGAGCCGGCCCGGAAGAAGCCGTCGAACACACGAAGAGGCTCGCTGTCCACCACCTGCCTCAGCAGCGGCAGGCCCACCAGGAGCGCGCCGAAGAGGACAAGGCAGAAGACCGCCACGCCGCGACCGACAGGAAACCTCTGCGTGGGCCCTGACTCGGCCTGGTCTTTTTGCAGCAGACGCCACCCGACTATCCCCGCCACGGCGATGACGGCGACCTGCCCGACAGCCGTCGGCCACGCCAGCGTGGCGATGGCCGCGACGATGGCCAGAGAGGCCCGCGGGCTGTCCGGGCACAGGGTCTTCGCCATGCCCCAGACGGCCAGCGCCACGACCGCCACCGCCACGGTCTTCAGTCCGTGCAGCCAGCCCGCGTCGGCCACGCCGCCCACGGCCGCGACGCCGTAGGCGAAGAGGATGAGCGCCGCGGCGGAGGGAAGCGTGAACCCGAGCCATGCGGCCAGGCCCCCGAGAAGACCCGCGCGCTTGATGCCAATCGCAATCCCCACCTGGCTGCTCGCGGGGCCGGGGAGGAACTGGCACAGGGCCACCAGATCGGCGTAGGTGTGCTCGTCGAGCCACTTGCGCCGCTCTACGTACTCGTCGCGAAAGTAGCCGAGGTGAGCGATGGGGCCACCGAACGACGTCAGCCCCAGCCGGGTGAACGCCGTCAGGACTTCAAGAAACGAGCCGCGCGAGGACTGCTGCTCCACGTATCAGCCTCTCAGCGGCCCCATTCGCGCTTCCACTCGGTGGCGAATGGCGTCGCTCCCGCATCTCCCTGACGACATCAGCAGCGGCCCGCGGGGTCCGGCAACCCTCGCATTCCTGAGACGTTCGGCGGGCCTAGCTCCGCGCCATGTGGCGGGCCGTGGCGATGGCCTGAGCCAGGTCCACTGCGCCCGTATAGAGCGCCTTGCCGATAATGACGCTCTCCACGCCCAACTCCGCCAGGCGGCGGATGTCATCCAGCGCGCCGACGCCGCCGGACGCGATGACCGGCACCGGCACCTGCCGCACGATCTCGGCGATGTCCACCAGGTTAGGCCCCTCCAGCGTGCCGTCGCGTCCGATGTCGGTGTACACGAGCCGTTGCACGCCCAGTCGCACCAGGCCGCGCGCCAGGTCCAGGGCGGTCACCGGCAGCGCCTCCTGCCAGCCCCGGACCGTGACCATGCCCCTCCGGGCGTCAATGCTCACGACGACGGCGGAGCCGTGGCGCTGGCACGCCTCGTCCAGGAGCGCGGGGTCTTCGATAGCCCGGGTGCCCAGGATCACGCGGCGCGCGCCCATCTCCAGCAGCCGCTCAATGGTCTCCAGCGTCCGGATGCCGCCGCCCACCTGGACGTGGGCGCGGACGGCCTTGATGATGGCCTCAATTTGGGGCAGGTTCGCCGGCGTGCCGGACCGCGCGCCGTCCAGGTCCACGACGTGCAGGCGTTTCGCCCCCGCGCTCTCCCAGCGGCGGGCCGCCTCCACGGGGTCGTCGGGGAAGACCGTCTCCCGGGCGAAGTCCCCCTGGTAGAGGCGGACGCACTGTCCGCCTCGGAGGTCTATGGCGGGGATGATGTCCATCTAGCGTCCTGTCCCTGAAAGTCGTTGACGGATCGTCATTCCGGCGAAAGCCGGAATCCAAGTTCCACAGGCTCCCCGACTGGATTCCGGATCAGGTCCGGAATGACGGGTATCGAGATGCTTTTTTCGGGGACACCACATCAGACGCGCGCCGCCTTGCGCTGGGCCATGGCGAGGAAGTTGGCGTACAGGCGCAGGCCCATGTCGCCGCTCTTCTCCGGGTGGAACTGGGTCGCCACGAGCATGCCGCGCCCGATGGCGCTGGGCACCTGGACGCCGTAGTCCGTGGCGCCGATGACCAGCCCCCCGTCCTCCGGCGAGGCGTAGTAGCTGTGCACGAAGTAGAAGTAGGCGTTGTCCGGCACGCCGTCGAAGAGGGGGTGCGGGCGCGTCTGGCGCACCTGGTTCCAGCCCATGTGGGGCACCTTCAGGCCCTCCGGAAGCTTTACAACCCGACCGGGCAGGATTCCCAGGCATTCGGCGCCGCCCTCCTCCGTGGAGGCGAACAGCACCTGCAGGCCCAGGCACACGCCGAAGAACGGCCTGTCCTCCGCCACCACGCGGCGGACCGCGTCCGCCAGGCCCAGGCCGGTGAGGTTGCGCATGGCGTCGGAGGCGGCGCCCACGCCCGGCAGGACGACGGCGTCGGCGCGCAGCACGTCGGCGGGACTGCTGGTGACGTGGGGCGTCCGGCCCAGCTTCTCGAAGGCCTTGGCCACGCTGCGCAGGTTGCCCGCGCCGTAGTCAATAATCGCCAGGTCGAATGCGCTCATAGGGCGGTCGCCTTCGTCGCGCCCTTCCGTGGAAGGGTCGCCCCGGCCTTCATGTCCTCGTAGCGCGCCAGGAGATAGACCAGCGACGACAGGCGGTTCAGGTAGCGGACGATCTCCGGGTTGCGGGTCAGGCCCGCCTCCTGCAGGGACACCGCCCGGCGCTCGGCGCGGCGGATGATGGCCCGCGCCAGGTCCAGCGCGCCGGAGGCGGCGGTGTCGCCCGGCATGATGAAGACGCGCGGCATCTCCACCTCGCGCTCCAACTCCGCGATGGTCGCCTCCAGCTTGTCCACCATCGCCTTGGTCACGCCGCCGAAGTGCTGAACGAACGTGTCGTACTTCTCGTCGGCGGTCGCCATCTCGCCGCCCACGGTGAACAACTCTCGCTGCAACGCGTGGATGATGTCTTTGACGTTCTGTTGAGCGCAGAGCGCGCGGCCCAGACCCAGGGCGGAGACCGCCTCGTCAATGGTGCCGTAGGCCTCCACGCGGGGGTCGGACTTGGGCACGCGCCCGCCGTACAGAAGGCCCGTATCGCCCCTGTCGCCGGTGCGGGTGTAGACCTTGACCTTCTTCATGGGCCCCGTCAGCGAAACAGAATGTATTGATTATACACCCGCCCCGCTATCCGGCCCCTAGCGCCGCGTCCGTAAATCGTCACGGGCACCGGGCGCAGCAGCCGCCCTTCGCCAGGTGCAGCAGCCCCTGCCGTCTGCGCGCCGTGGTCAGCGGCACGTCCGCCAGGCCCCGGCGGAGGGCCATGCGCCGCAGCACGCGGTTGTCCTCCCGGCCCGGATAGCTCCGGAAGAGCTCCCACGCGCGCTCCTCCAGCGGTCTGTCCCTGATGAGGTCGCCCCACGCCGCGAGGAACGGCAGCGCCGCGTTCACCAGCGCCACGCCCGCGCGCTCCGGCCCGACGAGCGCGGGCCTGCCCTCCAGCGGGCGGCCCATGTCGTACCGCGTCGCGAAGTACCCCTCTGCGGGCACGCGCAGCGCCGCGTCCAGCGCGACCGTGGCGGCGCTCAGCTCCGGGGCCAGGGCCGCGTGCCGAAGGGCCAGCGCCAGCCCCGGCGACAGGTGGCGCTCCACCAGGCGCGCGGCTGCCGCCAGTCGGCGCGCCGGATGGTTCTCCGGTCGCACCCGGAAGAGACGCAGCGGCACCGGCTGGCGGGTGTCCTTCGGCCCCCGCTCGCGCCAGACATTCTCCAGCCGGGCGGCGTAGTCGGCGTCTTCGCCATCGAGGGCCAGCCCCCGCTGCGATGGCAGCAGGCCCGCCGCGCCCAGGAGCAGCGCCTCGATGGCCGGGACGCGCTCGTCGCGCGGGCCGCCCTGTGCAAGCCCCTGAAGGGATGCAAGAGGCATGCGCTGC is a genomic window of Dehalococcoidia bacterium containing:
- the chrA gene encoding chromate efflux transporter, translating into MEQQSSRGSFLEVLTAFTRLGLTSFGGPIAHLGYFRDEYVERRKWLDEHTYADLVALCQFLPGPASSQVGIAIGIKRAGLLGGLAAWLGFTLPSAAALILFAYGVAAVGGVADAGWLHGLKTVAVAVVALAVWGMAKTLCPDSPRASLAIVAAIATLAWPTAVGQVAVIAVAGIVGWRLLQKDQAESGPTQRFPVGRGVAVFCLVLFGALLVGLPLLRQVVDSEPLRVFDGFFRAGSLVFGGGHVVLPLLQAEVVPPGWVTNEEFIAGYGAAQAVPGPLFTFAAYLGTMLHGAPTGWAGGIFALVAIFLPAFLLVVGALPFWDRLRVMGGFSGAMRGINAAVVGLLMAALYNPVWTSAVRGPGDLALALAAFALLAFWRWPPWLVVILSALGGQLLALI
- the hisA gene encoding 1-(5-phosphoribosyl)-5-[(5-phosphoribosylamino)methylideneamino]imidazole-4-carboxamide isomerase, which produces MDIIPAIDLRGGQCVRLYQGDFARETVFPDDPVEAARRWESAGAKRLHVVDLDGARSGTPANLPQIEAIIKAVRAHVQVGGGIRTLETIERLLEMGARRVILGTRAIEDPALLDEACQRHGSAVVVSIDARRGMVTVRGWQEALPVTALDLARGLVRLGVQRLVYTDIGRDGTLEGPNLVDIAEIVRQVPVPVIASGGVGALDDIRRLAELGVESVIIGKALYTGAVDLAQAIATARHMARS
- a CDS encoding cob(I)yrinic acid a,c-diamide adenosyltransferase: MKKVKVYTRTGDRGDTGLLYGGRVPKSDPRVEAYGTIDEAVSALGLGRALCAQQNVKDIIHALQRELFTVGGEMATADEKYDTFVQHFGGVTKAMVDKLEATIAELEREVEMPRVFIMPGDTAASGALDLARAIIRRAERRAVSLQEAGLTRNPEIVRYLNRLSSLVYLLARYEDMKAGATLPRKGATKATAL
- the hisH gene encoding imidazole glycerol phosphate synthase subunit HisH, coding for MSAFDLAIIDYGAGNLRSVAKAFEKLGRTPHVTSSPADVLRADAVVLPGVGAASDAMRNLTGLGLADAVRRVVAEDRPFFGVCLGLQVLFASTEEGGAECLGILPGRVVKLPEGLKVPHMGWNQVRQTRPHPLFDGVPDNAYFYFVHSYYASPEDGGLVIGATDYGVQVPSAIGRGMLVATQFHPEKSGDMGLRLYANFLAMAQRKAARV
- a CDS encoding DUF2851 family protein; its protein translation is MTTRTIPPGVTEALVAAVWRHQLVRPDALRATGGRRVQVVYPGRDGPGAGPDFVGALVALEGEGLLSGDVEVHLRSADWSAHGHGRDPAYDGVVLHVALEDGAGYDTRTSSGRSVPTLPLVDALSVSLDYLLLEGPPTAPPGEPCAGCIMGRSAEEMGRALDRAGDARFRAKAARCAAAIACVGPGQALYEGVLTALGYTENAAALAEVAQRMPLASLQGLAQGGPRDERVPAIEALLLGAAGLLPSQRGLALDGEDADYAARLENVWRERGPKDTRQPVPLRLFRVRPENHPARRLAAAARLVERHLSPGLALALRHAALAPELSAATVALDAALRVPAEGYFATRYDMGRPLEGRPALVGPERAGVALVNAALPFLAAWGDLIRDRPLEERAWELFRSYPGREDNRVLRRMALRRGLADVPLTTARRRQGLLHLAKGGCCARCP
- the yqeK gene encoding bis(5'-nucleosyl)-tetraphosphatase (symmetrical) YqeK, which encodes MPFTYDLDAIRSRLARELPRGLCDHCERVATVAVGLALRHAGGLDPALAEAAALLHDVARHLPRAEMLRRARDYGIPVSPLDERMPVLLHGPVGAETLRREWDVRDPRVLDAVWVHTFGRESMAPLDKLLFLADKLDPHKDRRYPFNGQVREKASVDLDGALLDWLTGELRRLVDAGAAVHPLMVATRNSLLLARNAVTGEE